In Meleagris gallopavo isolate NT-WF06-2002-E0010 breed Aviagen turkey brand Nicholas breeding stock chromosome 2, Turkey_5.1, whole genome shotgun sequence, the following are encoded in one genomic region:
- the SOCS5 gene encoding suppressor of cytokine signaling 5, with product MDKVGKMWNNFKYRCQNLFSHEGGSQNENVVINSSSCSSAKDRTVQITGLTQQRPSSPLRENIALQLGLSPSKNSVRRNQNCVTEIPQIVEISIEKENDSCVTTGARLARRDSYSRHAPWGGKKKHSCSTKTQSSLDTEKRFGRTRSGLQRRERRYGVSSVHDMDAGSNRTVGSRSLRQRLQDTVGLCFPVRTYSKQSKPLFSNKRKIHLSELMLEKCPFPAGSDLAQKWHLIKQHTAPVSPHSTFFDTFDPSLVSTEDEEDRLRERRRLSIEEGVDPPPNAQIHTFEATAQVNPLYKLGPKLAPGMTELTGDKNATPPGSCDSEEDTTTLCLQSRRQKQRQMSGESHGHISKQGAWKVHTQIDYIHCLVPDLLQITGNPCYWGVMDRYEAEALLEGKPEGTFLLRDSAQEDYLFSVSFRRYNRSLHARIEQWNHNFSFDAHDPCVFHSSTVTGLLEHYKDPSSCMFFEPLLTVSLNRTFPFSLQYICRAVICRCTTYDGIDDLPLPSMLQDFLKEYHYKQKVRVRWLEREPIKTK from the coding sequence ATGGATAAAGTGGGAAAGATGTGGAACAATTTCAAATACAGGTGCCAGAATCTCTTCAGTCATGAAGGCGGAagccaaaatgaaaatgtagtcATTAACTCCAGTAGTTGCTCATCCGCTAAAGACAGAACTGTCCAGATAACCGGTTTGACTCAACAGCGACCCAGCAGCCCTCTGAGAGAAAACATTGCTTTGCAGTTAGGTTTGAGTCCTTCAAAGAATTCCGTCAGGCGGAACCAAAACTGTGTCACAGAAATTCCTCAGATTGTTGAAATAAGTATTGAGAAAGAGAATGACTCGTGTGTCACCACGGGAGCTAGGCTTGCTCGAAGGGACTCTTATTCTCGTCATGCTCCTTGGGGTGGGAAGAAGAAACATTCCTGCTCTACCAAAACCCAGAGCTCTTTGGATACCGAAAAAAGATTTGGTAGAACGCGAAGTGGTttgcagaggagagagaggaggtaTGGAGTGAGTTCTGTACATGATATGGATGCAGGGTCAAACAGGACAGTAGGCAGCCGTTCTCTGCGACAGCGTCTACAGGATACTGTTGGACTGTGTTTTCCCGTGCGAACTTACAGCAAACAGTCCAAACCTCTATTTTCTAACAAAAGAAAGATCCATCTCTCTGAACTAATGCTTGAGAAATGCCCTTTTCCTGCAGGCTCAGATCTGGCTCAAAAGTGGCATCTGATTaaacagcacacagctcccGTGAGTCCGCACTCAACATTTTTTGATACGTTTGATCCTTCCTTGGTTTCTACAGAAGACgaagaagacaggctgagagagagaCGTAGGCTCAGTATTGAAGAAGGGGTTGATCCCCCTCCCAATGCCCAAATACATACTTTCGAAGCTACAGCACAGGTTAATCCGTTATATAAACTGGGACCAAAGCTAGCCCCTGGTATGACTGAGCTGACCGGGGACAAAAATGCAACTCCTCCAGGAAGCTGTGACTCTGAAGAGGACACGACAACACTTTGTCTACAGTCGCGCAGGCAAAAGCAGCGCCAGATGTCTGGAGAGAGCCACGGCCATATCAGCAAGCAGGGGGCTTGGAAGGTGCACACTCAGATCGATTACATCCATTGCCTTGTGCCAGACTTGCTTCAGATCACAGGTAACCCGTGTTACTGGGGTGTAATGGACCGTTACGAAGCAGAAGCACTTCTGGAGGGTAAACCCGAAGGCACTTTTTTGCTCAGGGATTCTGCGCAAGAGGACTACCTCTTCTCTGTGAGCTTCCGTCGTTATAACCGATCGCTGCATGCACGCATTGAGCAGTGGAATCACAACTTTAGTTTTGATGCCCACGATCCCTGTGTGTTTCACTCCTCCACCGTTACAGGGCTTCTGGAACACTACAAAGACCCTAGCTCTTGCATGTTCTTTGAACCGTTGCTAACTGTATCTCTGAACAGGACTTTCCCCTTTAGTCTGCAGTATATCTGCCGGGCAGTAATCTGCAGGTGCACTACGTATGATGGAATTGATGACCTTCCATTACCTTCAATGTTGCAAGACTTTTTAAAGGAGTATCACTATAAACAAAAAGTCAGGGTGCGATGGCTGGAGCGGGAACctataaaaacaaagtaa